AGGCGGGTGGCTCGTGCTCAGCCCGAGCTGGGCGGGTGCCGCGATCCTGGCGGTGGAGACCGCACTCACCGTCAGCATCGGCATCGCCCTGGCGCGCCTCTTCGTGGTCAACCGGCGCGGCGCGAGGTTCGGAGGTGGGGCGTCGTGACGGAGCTGTGGACGTCCTGGACGTACGTCGACCTCGTCCTCGCGCTCGGGGCAGCGGTGCTCGTGGTCGGGCTGGTGGGGCACCTCCTGGTCACGGACCTGCTGCGGCGCGTGGTGGCGCTCAACGTCGCCTCCGGCGGCGTGATGATGGTGCTGCTGGCACTGGCGGCCCGGAGCGAGGAGCCGGACCCGGTCCCGCAGGCGCTCGTGCTCACCGGGATCGTGATCATGGCGGCCGCCACCGGCCTCGCGGTCGCGCTCGTACGCCGGGTGGAGTCGGTGGGCGACGAGGAGGAGACGCCATGAGCGACTCCCCACTCGATGCGACCCCCCTGACCTGGTTGCTACCGCTGCTCGTGCTCGGTCCCGTGGCGCTGGCTGCCGTCGCGGCCATCTTGCCGACGCGACACCGCCCGGCCCTCGGCGTCGCCGGCGCCATCGCGATCGCCGCGACGAGCGGCGTGCTGGTCGCCGGACTGATCCGCTCCGAGCGCAGCGAGCTGGAGATCGCCCTGGCGGGTTGGGACGCGCCGCTCGGGATCGTGCTGCGCGCCGATGGGGCCAGCGCGGCCCTCCTCGCAATCACCGCTACGGTCGGACTCGCGGTGACGGCGTACGCGCTCGGGGGCGACGAGGTGACCGGCGGCCCGATCTTCTGGCCCCTCTGGCTGTCGCTGTGGGCCGCGCTCAACGGTGTCTACCTGGCCGGCGACCTCTTCAACACCTACGTCAGCCTGGAGCTGCTCACCGTCGCCGCGGTGGCGCTCGTGGCACTGGGAGGCCGGCGCTCGGCCGCCCCTGCGCTGCGCTACCTGTTCGTCGGCGTGGCCGGGTCGCTGCTGTTCGTGCTCGCCGTGGGGCTGGTCTATGGCCAGACCGGGGTGCTGGACTACGTCGCCGCCGCCGACCGGGTGGAGGCCGGTCCGGTGCTCGGCGCCGTGCTGGCGCTGACGTTGGTCGGGATGGCCGCCAAGATGGCGCTGCTGCCGCTGCACTCCTGGCTCCCGGTCGCCCACCCGGCCGCACCGGCCGCGGTCAGTGCCCTGCTGTCGGCGCTGGTCATCAAGGCCGCGCTGTTCGTGCTGTGGCGGGTCTGGTTCGACCTCGGCGGCGTCGCCGTCGGCACGCCCATGCGCGACGGGTTGGCGCTGGCGAGCGCCGTCGCCGGCGCCGTCGCGGTGTTCTGGGGTGGCCTGATGGCGCTGCGCAAGCGGCGGCTGAAGGAGATCGTGGCCTACTCCACGGTCGCGCAGGTCGGCTACCTCGCGCTCGTTCTCCGCCTTGCCGACCCGGGCGGTCCGGACGTCGCGGCAGCAGCGGGCTGGGCCGGGGGAGTCCTGCTCGTGCTCTCGCACGGGCTCGCCAAGGCGGCGATGTTCCTTGCGGCGGGCACCCTCGCCTACGCGTACGGCTCCGACCACCTCAGCGGACTCCGGGGAGCCGTGACCCACATGCCGATGACGGTGGCGGCGGTCGGCGTCGCCGGCGTGAGCCTCGCCGGGTTGCCGCCGACCTTCGGGTTCGTCGCCAAGTGGCAGCTGTTGGTGGCAGCGATCGGACGCGAGGACTGGTGGGTGCTGGCGGTGCTGCTCCTGGGCGGGTTGGTCACGTTCGCCTACACCGCTGCCATGGTCCGCGCGACCTTCAACCCGCCCGGCGCCCAGGACGTCGAGGCACCCGCGGTCAGGGTGCCGCTCGTCTTGGCGGTGGTCCCGTTCGTGCTGGCGCTCGCCTCCGTCGCCTTCGGGGTGTTCTCCGCCGACGTGGTCGCCCTGGTCGCCCGTGCCGCGCCGGGAGGTGACCTGCCGTGAGCGAGAACGCCGCCGTCACCTACAGCGTCGTACCCCTGCTGATGCTGCTGTCGTCGCTCATCCCGGCAGCGGTGATCTTCACGCTGCGCGAGGACCAGGTCCGCCTGCGCACCACGTTCAACCTGGCCGGCGCCATCGCCAAGGTCGGGTTCGTCATCGCGCTGATCCCTCCGGTGGTCGACGGTCAGAAGCTGCGCGCCTCCATGCCGTGGGCACCGGGGCTGGAGATCGTGCTCGTCACCGACGCGTTCGCGCTCTTCTTCGTCGGACTGTCCGCGCTGCTGTGGCTGCTGACGACGATCTATGCCATCGGCTACCTCGAGGGTTCACCGAACCGCAGCCGGTTCTTCGGGTTCTTCAGCCTGTGCGTGACGGCCACGACCGGCATCGCCCTGTCGAGCAACCTGCTGACGTTCCTGCTGTTCTACGAGCTGTTGACCCTCGTGACCTACCCACTCGTGGCGCATCGCGGCACGAAGGCCGCTCACGACGGCGCCCGCACCTACCTCGCCTACACCCTCGGCGGCGGCGTCGTGCTCCTGGGCGGGGTGGTCTGGTTGACCGCCCTGGTCGGCCCGGTGGAGTTCACCGCAGGTGGTGTCCAGGAGGTGGCCGACCTGGCTGCCGAGCGTCCCGCCACCGCGGCGGCCGTGGCCGGGGTGCTGCTCGCCGGACTGGCCGTGAAGGCCGCGATCTTCCCGCTACACGGGTGGCTCCCCGTCGCGATGGTCGCTCCCGCGCCCGTCAGCGCGCTGCTGCACGCGGTCGCGGTGGTCAAGGCGGGCGCCTTCGGCATCGTCCGCGTGGTCCACGACGTCTTCGGGGTGGCGGTCCTCGCCGACCTGGGGGTGCTGTCGGTGCTTGCGGCGTTCGCCGCCTTCACCATCGTCTATGGCTCGCTGCGCGCGCTGATGCAGGACGACCTGAAGAAGCGGCTGGCCTACTCCACGGTCTCCCAGCTCTCGTACGTCGCCCTCGGGGCCGCGCTGCTGGCACCGATGGCGACCGCCGGCGCGCTGGTGCACATCGTCCACCAGGGCCTGATGAAGATCACGCTGTTCTTCTGCGCCGGCCTCTTCGCCGAGGTGCTGGGTCTGTCCAAGGTCAGCCAGCTCGCCGGTGTGGGCCGGCGGATGCCGGTCACCTCGGCCGCCTTCACCGTGGGCGCGCTCGGCATGATCGGCCTGCCGCCGATCGCGGGCTTCGTGTCCAAATGGCCGCTGGCCCTCGGCGGGCTCGATGCCGGCCACCCGTGGGTGGTGGCGGTGCTGGTGACCAGCACGCTGCTCAACGCGGCGTACTTCCTCCCGATCCTCTACACGCTGTGGGTGGCCGACCCGGAGGAGGGGGCGGAGTGGTCGACCGCGCCCCACCGTGAGCGTCCCGGTGCGCTCGAGGCGCCGCTGCCACTGTTGGTCCCGGCGGCGTTGACCGCGTGCTTCGCCCTCGCCGTCGGGGTGCTGGCCGGATGGGACTACTCCCCGTGGGCGCTGGCGCAGCTGATCGCGGAAGGGAGCTACCCGTGAGCGATCTCGTCGACGCCCTGTGGGTGCTGACCTTCCTGGTGCCGGTGACGGCTGCCCTCGCCATCGCACTCGTCCCGTCGGCCCGGGCGCCGCTCGCGCGCTGGGCCTGGGTCGCAGTCGTGCCGGCGGCCGCGCTGACGACGCTCGACGACGGGCGCGGGCGGCTGGTCGAGGAGATGCTCCTCGGCACCAGCGTCGAGCTCGACCAGGTCGGGCGGCCTCTGCTCGCGCTGGCTGTCGTGCTCTACGGCCTGGCCCTCGCGTTCGTGCCGAGGTCACCGATCGAGCGCCAACCCACGCTCAGCGCCTGGCTCTTGATCTGCTTCGCCGCCAACGCCGGTGTGTTCGCGGCCGCGGACGTCGTCACCTTCTATCTCTGCTTCACCGTCATGAGCTTCGTCGGGTACGCGCTGGTGGTCCACGACCGGACCTCCGACGCACGACGGGCAGGGCGGATCTACCTGGTCCTGGCGGTGCTGGGCGAGGGAGCCGTCCTCGCGGCGGTGCTGCTGGTGGCCCACGCCGGCGCGGTGCGGCTGGCGGAGGTGCCGGCCGCCGTCGCCTCGTCGCCGTACGCGGGCTGGATCATCGTGCTGGTCCTCGTCGGCTTCGGGGTCAAGGCCGGCACGGTGCCGCTGCACGTGTGGCTGCCGCTGGCGCACCCGGCCGCGCCGACGCCGGCGAGCGCGGTGCTCTCCGGGGTGATGGTCAAGGCCGGCTTGGTGGGGTGGGTGCGGTTCCTGCCGTTGGGCGAGGCGGGTGAGGGCGTCGCCGACCACGCCATCTGGGGCACCGCGTTCCTCGCTGTCGCCCTGCTCGGAGGGTTCGTGGCCGTGCCGCTGGGACTGCTGCAGGACAACCCGAAGGTCGTGCTCGCCTACAGCACCATCAGCCAGATGGGCTTCCTCGCGGCCGTTGTCGGAGCAGCCCTGGCCGTGCCGGAGCTGGCTGAGGCCTGCATCCTGGCGGCCGTCGTCTATGCCGTGCACCACGGCATCGCCAAGGGCGCGCTCTTCCTCGGCGTCCAGGCATGGGACACCGAACGCCTGCCGCGACCGCTCGTGACCGGCGTGCTCGTGGTCGCCGGCCTCGCCGTGGCCGGGGCGCCGTTCACCAGCGGGTACGTCGCGAAGTACGGCGCCAAGGAGGCGGTGGCGCAGACGACGCTCCCCGTCGGGGGCGGGGTCCTGCTGGCCGACGTCCTGCCGTGGATCGGCCTGGGCTCGACGCTGCTGCTCGCCCGTTTCGGCGTCGTGATGTGGCGCCGTGAGCGTCGCCAGGACCGTACGCCGGTGGGCCGCGATGCCGGCTGGGCGCTGCTGACCGTCGTCGCGGCGATCGGCGTGATGGCGCTGGCGCGCAGTCACGCGCCGCTGCAGAGCGTGCCGGGCTGGCTGGACGCGTCGGCGCTCTGGAGCCAGGCGTGGCCCGTGCTGTTGGGACTCGTGCTCGCCGCGGCCGCGGCCGCGATCGCCACGCGGCGCGAGCTGGACCGCTCCCGGGTGGCCCATCCGCGCGGTGACCTCGTGCCACCGGGCGATGTGGTGGAGATCGGGGAGCGAGCGGTGCGGGCCGTCGGACGTGCGCTCGCACGGGCGGTGCGCCGACTCGAGCAGATCGGTGCGCGGGGGCGCGAGGGTCTCCGAGCGACCCCGTCACCGCTCCCGCTCGTGGCGTCGGTCCAGGCCCGCATCGGCACCTGGGCCGGCTCGGGGGTCGTGCTGCTCGTGGCCGTGGCCGCGGCCCTGGTGTGGGTGGCGGCGACGGGAAGGGTGGGCTGATGGCAGCGGTCAGCGGCGTCGTGGGGGCGGTGCTGGTGCGGCTCGTCCTGGGCGCACTGGTCTGGTGGGGCCTGGTCGAGGGCGACGGCGGCATGGTGGCGTACGGCGCGGTCATCGTGCCGGTGGGAGTGGCACTCAGTCTCTGGGTGACCGGCGTCCGGACCTCGGACCGCCGACGTCGGGGACCGCGCCCGGGCGCGCTGCTCGGCCTGCTCGGCTGGCTGGTTGCCCGCGCGGCGGTCGGTGGGGTCGATGTGGCGCGGCGCGCGGTGACCGTGCCTGCGGTCGACGTCGAGCCCGTGTGGGAGACCTACGAGACCGCGCTGGAGTCACCGGGCGCCCGCGTCGTACTGGCGCTGGTGATGAACCTGCTGCCGGGGACCCTGTCCGCCCGCATCGACGGACCGCGCATCGCCGTACACGTCATCAGCCGCGACCTCGAGGTCGGATCCACGCTG
The nucleotide sequence above comes from Nocardioides massiliensis. Encoded proteins:
- a CDS encoding NADH-quinone oxidoreductase subunit K; translation: MTELWTSWTYVDLVLALGAAVLVVGLVGHLLVTDLLRRVVALNVASGGVMMVLLALAARSEEPDPVPQALVLTGIVIMAAATGLAVALVRRVESVGDEEETP
- a CDS encoding complex I subunit 5 family protein, which codes for MSDSPLDATPLTWLLPLLVLGPVALAAVAAILPTRHRPALGVAGAIAIAATSGVLVAGLIRSERSELEIALAGWDAPLGIVLRADGASAALLAITATVGLAVTAYALGGDEVTGGPIFWPLWLSLWAALNGVYLAGDLFNTYVSLELLTVAAVALVALGGRRSAAPALRYLFVGVAGSLLFVLAVGLVYGQTGVLDYVAAADRVEAGPVLGAVLALTLVGMAAKMALLPLHSWLPVAHPAAPAAVSALLSALVIKAALFVLWRVWFDLGGVAVGTPMRDGLALASAVAGAVAVFWGGLMALRKRRLKEIVAYSTVAQVGYLALVLRLADPGGPDVAAAAGWAGGVLLVLSHGLAKAAMFLAAGTLAYAYGSDHLSGLRGAVTHMPMTVAAVGVAGVSLAGLPPTFGFVAKWQLLVAAIGREDWWVLAVLLLGGLVTFAYTAAMVRATFNPPGAQDVEAPAVRVPLVLAVVPFVLALASVAFGVFSADVVALVARAAPGGDLP
- a CDS encoding proton-conducting transporter transmembrane domain-containing protein, translated to MSENAAVTYSVVPLLMLLSSLIPAAVIFTLREDQVRLRTTFNLAGAIAKVGFVIALIPPVVDGQKLRASMPWAPGLEIVLVTDAFALFFVGLSALLWLLTTIYAIGYLEGSPNRSRFFGFFSLCVTATTGIALSSNLLTFLLFYELLTLVTYPLVAHRGTKAAHDGARTYLAYTLGGGVVLLGGVVWLTALVGPVEFTAGGVQEVADLAAERPATAAAVAGVLLAGLAVKAAIFPLHGWLPVAMVAPAPVSALLHAVAVVKAGAFGIVRVVHDVFGVAVLADLGVLSVLAAFAAFTIVYGSLRALMQDDLKKRLAYSTVSQLSYVALGAALLAPMATAGALVHIVHQGLMKITLFFCAGLFAEVLGLSKVSQLAGVGRRMPVTSAAFTVGALGMIGLPPIAGFVSKWPLALGGLDAGHPWVVAVLVTSTLLNAAYFLPILYTLWVADPEEGAEWSTAPHRERPGALEAPLPLLVPAALTACFALAVGVLAGWDYSPWALAQLIAEGSYP
- a CDS encoding complex I subunit 5 family protein, which translates into the protein MSDLVDALWVLTFLVPVTAALAIALVPSARAPLARWAWVAVVPAAALTTLDDGRGRLVEEMLLGTSVELDQVGRPLLALAVVLYGLALAFVPRSPIERQPTLSAWLLICFAANAGVFAAADVVTFYLCFTVMSFVGYALVVHDRTSDARRAGRIYLVLAVLGEGAVLAAVLLVAHAGAVRLAEVPAAVASSPYAGWIIVLVLVGFGVKAGTVPLHVWLPLAHPAAPTPASAVLSGVMVKAGLVGWVRFLPLGEAGEGVADHAIWGTAFLAVALLGGFVAVPLGLLQDNPKVVLAYSTISQMGFLAAVVGAALAVPELAEACILAAVVYAVHHGIAKGALFLGVQAWDTERLPRPLVTGVLVVAGLAVAGAPFTSGYVAKYGAKEAVAQTTLPVGGGVLLADVLPWIGLGSTLLLARFGVVMWRRERRQDRTPVGRDAGWALLTVVAAIGVMALARSHAPLQSVPGWLDASALWSQAWPVLLGLVLAAAAAAIATRRELDRSRVAHPRGDLVPPGDVVEIGERAVRAVGRALARAVRRLEQIGARGREGLRATPSPLPLVASVQARIGTWAGSGVVLLVAVAAALVWVAATGRVG
- a CDS encoding Na+/H+ antiporter subunit E; amino-acid sequence: MAAVSGVVGAVLVRLVLGALVWWGLVEGDGGMVAYGAVIVPVGVALSLWVTGVRTSDRRRRGPRPGALLGLLGWLVARAAVGGVDVARRAVTVPAVDVEPVWETYETALESPGARVVLALVMNLLPGTLSARIDGPRIAVHVISRDLEVGSTLRDLEDRLRRAGAH